The following nucleotide sequence is from Ignavibacteriales bacterium.
TCTGTTCTAAGGTAATTAAAGAGCAAGTGTCATAGTTTTTGCAGTCAGGTGGTGGTTCCACATCGTAGTAGTATTTTTCTTCAGGGAAAAGATTTGTGAAGCTGGTGGTATATAATATTGATTTCCCGTTTTTTATGGTTAGAATTCCGTGGATTGAGTCTTTCCAATTTTTGCCATAAATAGTGATTTGGAGAGTTGCGGAAACCGTCTTTGAAAGCTGGACATTTTTGCTTGAAGAAAACAAGATGTTTTTCGGAAAAGCAACTCCGGAAACAAACAACGCAATGTTTTTGTGAACCTATAATTCTCATTGTCGTGAACAAAAATATTGAGCCAAGCTTTTCATCATTCTGATTTTTCCAGCGACGTTGTTTGCTGTGTTAGCCGCAGTGCCCATTATCAATTGTCGAAGTTTCATTGGCTATCCACACCTTTTAAGAACTGGCGGATTTGTTTAATGTATTGGACTGTTTGATCAACAAGTCCCACGTGACCCGCTTCTGGAATTACCACGAGAGTTGCCTTGGGAATTAACTGTTTAAAATGCTCGACAGTTTTAGGACGTGCCTCATCATATTCACCGACAATCAAGAGAACCGGCAGCTTTAACTTGTGTAAATCACTTTCACGGTTGAAGAACTTTAGATTTCCCGTCGCCGTGAATTCGCTTGGTCCCCACATGAATTTATAAATGAAGTTGTTAGACTTTACACCTTCGCACTCTGACGGTCGCAAATGAGGATTTTTATGGAAGAGATATCGTCTATTGTACTCATCAATGGCTTTTTGATATTGAGGTGAATCCGTTGTTCCGGCAGTCTCGTTTTTGTGGATAATGTCCTGTATCGAATCGGGTAATGTGGAAAGTAGAATAGCGGCATCTTTGATCCACAGAGGAGTACTAATAAGCGGGCCACCAAGAATCAGGCTTTTTACGTGCTTTGGTTGCTTTGTGATCATGTATTCAACTGCAAGAGATGCGCCCCATGAGTGACCATAAAGGTGATACTCCTTGAGTTGAAGATGGTTTACAAGGGTGCTCAGTTCCTCAACAAACCGATCGATGCGCCAAAGTGTACTATCTGTAGGATGGTCGGAACGACCGCCGCCAAGCTGATCGTATCGAATAACCGGACGCTCATCAGAAAGCGAATCAAGCAGTGACAAAGTGCAGCTGGTGCCTCCTGGACCACCGTGAATGCAAATGAGGGGCGGCTGCGTACCGGAACCTGTAATTTTATAC
It contains:
- a CDS encoding proline iminopeptidase-family hydrolase → MYRHRLFRLFFGALFLSLFFNSYSVSQTRPEKVGYCEVPGGKIWYKITGSGTQPPLICIHGGPGGTSCTLSLLDSLSDERPVIRYDQLGGGRSDHPTDSTLWRIDRFVEELSTLVNHLQLKEYHLYGHSWGASLAVEYMITKQPKHVKSLILGGPLISTPLWIKDAAILLSTLPDSIQDIIHKNETAGTTDSPQYQKAIDEYNRRYLFHKNPHLRPSECEGVKSNNFIYKFMWGPSEFTATGNLKFFNRESDLHKLKLPVLLIVGEYDEARPKTVEHFKQLIPKATLVVIPEAGHVGLVDQTVQYIKQIRQFLKGVDSQ